In Longimicrobium sp., the following proteins share a genomic window:
- a CDS encoding division/cell wall cluster transcriptional repressor MraZ — protein MNGFLGSYQHQIDDKGRLSLPAPFRREGGDEPMVLVHAFPDALTLYPQHTWAEVEARLREMLRLNPQARAYVLKVTANAVEVVPDKQGRIMVPARLQESVGIAGPTLIVGAIDRIELWNPERFQAATAEPVAEAERFTHQIFG, from the coding sequence GTGAACGGCTTTCTCGGGAGCTATCAGCACCAGATCGACGACAAGGGCCGGCTCAGCCTTCCCGCCCCGTTCCGACGGGAAGGGGGGGACGAGCCGATGGTCCTGGTGCACGCGTTTCCCGACGCCCTCACCCTGTATCCCCAGCACACCTGGGCCGAGGTGGAGGCGCGCCTTCGCGAGATGCTGCGGCTGAACCCCCAGGCCCGCGCCTACGTGCTGAAGGTGACGGCCAACGCCGTGGAAGTGGTGCCCGACAAGCAGGGCCGCATCATGGTCCCCGCGCGGCTGCAGGAATCCGTCGGCATCGCGGGGCCCACGCTGATCGTGGGCGCCATCGACCGCATCGAGTTGTGGAACCCGGAGCGCTTCCAGGCCGCCACGGCCGAGCCCGTGGCCGAGGCCGAGCGCTTTACGCACCAGATCTTCGGCTGA